A genomic segment from Thermostichus lividus PCC 6715 encodes:
- a CDS encoding glycoside hydrolase translates to MAYPLHIAFVWHQHQPLYKSCRTGQYLLPWVRLHGTKDYLDLILVLAKYPRLKQTVNLVPSLILQIEDYVNGVALDPYLTAALTPVEQLTDQQRWFIIEHFFDAHHRTMIDPHPRYRELYEQRQTEGAVWCWQHWHPQDYGDLLAWHNLAWIDPFYWQEEEVSQWLAQGRNFSLSDRQRIISKQRDILRQIVPQHRALQEAGQIEVTTTPYTHPILPLLVDTDAAKVAVPQITLPQHRFQYPHDVSRHLRRSRVLYEHYFGCAPRGLWPSEQSVSPAILPAIIEQGFEWICSDEAVLGWTTGTYFHRNEAGVVQEAAVLYQPYRLTTSSGDLNIIFRDHRLSDLIGFTYSAISPETAAADLIQQLEGIRQHLLAYEGTGGTALEQPWLVTIALDGENCWEYYPRDGLPFLETLYQLLSDHPHLQCVSVAEYLQTHPPRAVLAGESLHSGSWIDGNFCTWIGDPVKNKAWDYLAAARQALEHHPDATEQANPAAWEALLAAEGSDWFWWFGEGHSSNHDAMFDQLFREHLIALYEALGEPVPEYLNEPLEVHEAKDTYPPQGFIHPQIDGRGDEQDWNFAGRIHIGGNRGTMHRQTLINRLWYGVDHLNIYMRLDAPAQKQPFGTEIGTVHFCWYYPNVVTYNSRLSLKEYPDEPPLNYLYHHQLVIDIERQCIEFSEAIANDQWQPRITHARYALETCLEVAIPWADLHLKPDCGLHLLVILAQHGYYLDHFPTEQLLFLRTP, encoded by the coding sequence TCAGTATCTTCTGCCGTGGGTGCGCTTGCATGGCACTAAAGATTACCTAGATTTAATTCTAGTGCTAGCGAAGTATCCCCGCCTCAAGCAAACCGTCAATTTAGTGCCCTCTCTGATTTTGCAAATAGAAGATTATGTCAATGGTGTGGCACTAGACCCGTACCTGACCGCCGCCCTCACCCCTGTTGAGCAACTCACGGATCAACAGCGGTGGTTTATCATTGAGCATTTTTTTGATGCCCACCACCGCACGATGATTGATCCCCATCCCCGCTATCGCGAACTCTACGAGCAACGGCAGACGGAAGGGGCAGTGTGGTGTTGGCAGCACTGGCACCCCCAAGACTATGGCGATCTGCTGGCATGGCACAATCTGGCATGGATTGATCCGTTCTATTGGCAGGAGGAAGAGGTGAGTCAGTGGCTTGCCCAAGGACGAAACTTCAGCCTCAGCGATCGCCAGCGGATTATTTCCAAACAGCGGGACATTCTGCGGCAAATTGTGCCTCAGCATCGCGCTTTGCAAGAGGCCGGTCAAATAGAGGTAACGACCACCCCCTACACACATCCCATCTTGCCCTTACTGGTGGATACCGATGCCGCAAAGGTGGCCGTTCCGCAGATAACCCTGCCTCAGCACCGCTTTCAGTATCCCCACGATGTGTCCCGGCACCTGCGGCGATCGCGCGTGCTCTACGAACACTATTTTGGGTGTGCCCCCCGTGGGTTATGGCCCTCCGAACAGTCTGTCAGCCCCGCCATTTTACCCGCCATCATTGAGCAGGGATTTGAGTGGATTTGCTCCGATGAAGCGGTCTTAGGGTGGACGACCGGTACCTACTTTCACCGCAATGAAGCAGGGGTGGTTCAAGAGGCGGCGGTTTTGTACCAACCCTATCGGCTCACCACCAGCAGTGGCGATTTGAACATTATCTTTCGTGATCACCGTCTCTCCGATTTAATTGGCTTTACCTACAGTGCCATATCCCCTGAAACAGCGGCAGCAGACTTGATTCAACAGTTAGAGGGCATTCGGCAGCACCTGTTGGCTTACGAAGGAACCGGCGGCACTGCCCTTGAGCAACCGTGGCTAGTGACGATCGCCCTCGATGGCGAAAACTGCTGGGAGTACTATCCTCGCGATGGCTTACCCTTTCTGGAAACCCTTTACCAGTTGCTCAGTGATCATCCGCACTTGCAGTGTGTCTCTGTAGCCGAATATTTGCAAACCCATCCGCCGCGAGCTGTGCTGGCGGGCGAATCGCTCCACAGTGGTTCATGGATTGACGGTAATTTCTGTACGTGGATTGGGGATCCGGTCAAAAACAAAGCCTGGGATTACTTGGCGGCGGCACGCCAAGCCCTTGAACACCATCCTGACGCAACAGAGCAGGCCAACCCAGCCGCGTGGGAAGCCCTCTTGGCGGCTGAAGGCTCTGATTGGTTTTGGTGGTTTGGTGAGGGGCATTCCTCCAATCACGATGCCATGTTCGATCAGCTATTTCGCGAACATTTAATTGCACTGTACGAGGCTCTTGGCGAGCCGGTGCCCGAGTACTTAAATGAGCCACTTGAAGTTCACGAAGCTAAGGATACTTATCCTCCCCAAGGGTTTATTCACCCGCAAATTGATGGGCGTGGTGACGAACAGGACTGGAACTTTGCGGGGCGGATTCACATTGGCGGCAACCGTGGCACGATGCACCGGCAAACCCTGATCAACCGCCTCTGGTATGGTGTTGATCACCTTAACATCTATATGCGGCTGGATGCCCCTGCTCAAAAGCAGCCCTTTGGTACCGAGATTGGCACCGTCCACTTTTGCTGGTACTACCCCAATGTGGTGACCTACAATAGCCGACTGTCCCTAAAGGAGTATCCTGACGAGCCACCCCTCAATTACTTGTATCACCACCAACTGGTCATTGACATCGAACGTCAATGCATTGAGTTTAGCGAGGCGATCGCCAACGACCAATGGCAGCCTCGGATCACCCATGCTCGATACGCCCTAGAGACGTGCCTCGAAGTTGCAATCCCTTGGGCGGATCTCCACCTCAAACCAGACTGTGGTTTACACCTCCTAGTCATTCTGGCGCAGCACGGCTATTACCTTGATCATTTTCCCACTGAGCAATTGCTGTTTTTGAGGACACCCTAG
- the pseG gene encoding UDP-2,4-diacetamido-2,4,6-trideoxy-beta-L-altropyranose hydrolase → MLILFRVDSATMIGIGHLMRCLTLADALRRRGATCEFICRNHPHNSIDLVRQQGFRVYELPQAAEPTAPDDLGVGAIADAIDTCQIIEQCPAIPDWLIVDHYGIDREWELKLRPYVKRIFAIDDLANRPHDCDVLLDQNDYNRGAYTQLVLPFCLCLLGSEYSIIRNEFLGSNKKIRPFNNRLSKVFIYFGSSDPYGLTLLTINSLLDKDLINLEVDIIVSKYNSFFDQIKNIADDKNYNLYTFHENICDLMNLADLGIGAGGTTAKERIATGLPSIVVSLGLDQERNCIHLSKSEKIYYLGSYLSVDTNQMRDAIIELKNNPDQLSRMSLNCINSYIVDGVSKICRVLLKDR, encoded by the coding sequence ATGCTAATCCTCTTTCGCGTGGATTCTGCCACCATGATTGGCATCGGTCACCTCATGCGCTGTCTCACCTTGGCAGATGCCCTAAGGCGCAGAGGTGCAACCTGTGAATTTATTTGCCGTAACCACCCCCATAACAGTATCGATTTAGTTAGGCAGCAGGGCTTTAGGGTTTATGAACTACCCCAAGCCGCTGAACCCACCGCACCAGATGATTTAGGCGTGGGGGCGATCGCTGATGCGATTGACACCTGCCAAATCATTGAGCAGTGTCCCGCAATCCCCGACTGGCTCATTGTGGATCATTACGGCATTGATCGGGAGTGGGAACTAAAGCTGCGTCCATATGTTAAACGTATTTTTGCCATTGATGATTTAGCAAATCGTCCCCACGACTGTGATGTGTTGCTAGATCAAAATGACTACAATAGAGGCGCTTATACACAATTAGTATTACCTTTTTGCTTATGCTTACTAGGCTCAGAGTATTCGATCATTAGAAATGAATTTCTAGGATCAAATAAAAAAATAAGGCCTTTTAACAATCGTTTGTCAAAAGTATTTATTTATTTTGGAAGTAGCGATCCTTACGGATTAACACTATTAACAATTAACAGCCTTCTAGATAAAGATTTAATTAATTTAGAAGTAGATATTATAGTTTCAAAATATAATTCGTTTTTTGATCAGATAAAAAACATAGCAGATGACAAAAATTATAATTTATACACATTTCATGAAAATATTTGTGATCTTATGAACCTAGCAGACTTAGGTATTGGAGCTGGAGGAACGACTGCTAAAGAAAGGATAGCTACAGGCTTGCCTTCTATCGTTGTAAGTCTTGGTCTTGATCAAGAAAGAAATTGTATTCATTTAAGCAAATCAGAAAAAATTTATTACTTAGGTAGTTATTTATCTGTAGATACGAATCAAATGAGAGACGCCATAATAGAGCTAAAGAATAACCCTGATCAGTTATCGAGAATGTCACTCAATTGTATCAACTCATATATTGTGGATGGGGTTTCTAAAATTTGTAGAGTTCTGCTAAAGGACAGATAA
- a CDS encoding META domain-containing protein, with product MKQKVAVAIGTGDEQSYFINLAKKLGCFVIGFDKSINSKGSSICDVFYPICISDVDKIINTLEKYKPKFVIPSPIGKRLTTIGLIHDYFQINSFNHFATESVTNKLIFSQLLKRLNIPHPQTRIFQDIDQIIANFDQIDFPVIAKPNEGSGSRGVFIIKNKNSILDFKNYYNQNKRWQLRRIGTNQEVTLDSVFLEFDAAQQRVRGFSGCNYFNGGYRLTDHGLTFGAIASTKRACLEAPIQTIEMAFYEALGQTTRYHLAGDQLHFYGGDRLLLTFQPIP from the coding sequence ATGAAACAAAAAGTTGCAGTTGCTATTGGAACTGGTGATGAGCAATCATACTTTATCAATCTAGCAAAGAAATTAGGTTGCTTTGTTATTGGTTTTGATAAAAGCATCAATAGTAAAGGCTCTAGCATTTGTGATGTATTTTATCCTATCTGCATATCAGATGTAGATAAAATTATTAATACACTTGAAAAGTACAAACCAAAATTTGTTATTCCATCTCCTATTGGAAAAAGACTGACAACAATAGGACTTATACATGATTATTTTCAAATCAATTCATTTAATCATTTTGCAACTGAATCCGTAACCAATAAACTGATCTTTAGTCAACTTCTTAAAAGATTAAATATACCTCATCCCCAAACTAGGATATTTCAAGATATAGATCAAATTATAGCTAATTTTGATCAAATTGATTTTCCAGTCATTGCCAAGCCAAATGAAGGTTCGGGAAGTCGTGGGGTATTTATCATTAAAAATAAAAATTCTATACTAGATTTCAAAAATTACTATAATCAAAACAAACGCTGGCAATTACGGCGGATTGGCACCAACCAAGAGGTGACCCTAGATAGTGTATTTCTTGAGTTTGATGCGGCACAGCAGCGGGTGAGGGGCTTTAGTGGCTGCAATTATTTCAATGGCGGCTATCGCCTGACGGATCACGGCCTCACGTTTGGCGCGATCGCCAGTACTAAACGCGCCTGCCTAGAGGCACCGATTCAAACCATCGAGATGGCGTTCTACGAGGCATTGGGGCAAACAACCCGCTATCACCTTGCGGGTGATCAGTTGCATTTCTATGGGGGCGATCGCCTATTATTAACGTTCCAGCCAATACCCTAA
- the rlmB gene encoding 23S rRNA (guanosine(2251)-2'-O)-methyltransferase RlmB, giving the protein MTEKPRLRKLNRRDERPHKSSGKPRPQRQHRPSQGKRVAPSRPTRREAPEPANDAPELLYGRHTVLSALESGRPCNRIWVIPALRYDPRFHQRLNDAKQQGAVIDTVTPERLDQLCQRGRHQGIAIQVAAYSYWQLDDLLAKARTAPHPVLLAADGITDPQNLGAMIRTAEALGMQGMILPQRRAVGITATVAKAAAGALDHLPVARVVNLNQALEALKAAGYWLYGLSERGSIPLSKVTFDRPTVFVVGSEGQGVSLQTQKHCDHLVAIPLAGRTNSLNAAVAVGIALYEVCRQRSPAWDLTKGDMANP; this is encoded by the coding sequence ATGACTGAAAAACCTCGACTGCGTAAACTGAACCGCCGTGACGAGCGTCCGCACAAAAGTAGTGGTAAACCCCGACCCCAGCGTCAACACCGGCCTAGCCAAGGAAAGCGGGTCGCGCCGAGCCGCCCCACCCGCCGTGAAGCCCCAGAGCCAGCAAACGATGCCCCCGAGTTACTCTACGGTCGGCATACTGTGCTTTCGGCGCTTGAAAGTGGTCGTCCCTGCAACCGCATTTGGGTCATTCCTGCCCTGCGCTACGACCCGCGCTTTCACCAACGGCTGAACGATGCGAAGCAGCAGGGGGCTGTAATTGATACCGTCACCCCTGAGCGGCTGGATCAACTCTGCCAGCGGGGTCGTCATCAAGGCATTGCGATTCAGGTGGCCGCCTACAGCTATTGGCAGTTGGACGACCTATTAGCGAAGGCACGTACAGCGCCTCATCCTGTTTTGCTCGCAGCAGATGGCATTACAGATCCGCAAAATCTCGGTGCCATGATTCGCACGGCGGAAGCCCTGGGGATGCAGGGAATGATTCTTCCCCAGCGCCGCGCCGTCGGTATTACTGCAACAGTGGCCAAAGCGGCAGCAGGCGCCCTGGATCATTTGCCAGTGGCGCGGGTGGTGAACTTAAATCAAGCCTTGGAAGCATTGAAGGCCGCCGGATATTGGCTCTATGGCCTCTCAGAACGAGGTTCTATCCCACTTTCAAAGGTCACGTTTGATCGCCCCACGGTGTTTGTGGTGGGTAGCGAAGGCCAAGGGGTTAGCTTGCAAACCCAAAAGCACTGTGACCATCTTGTAGCCATTCCCCTTGCTGGACGCACCAACAGCCTCAATGCTGCCGTTGCTGTGGGAATTGCCCTTTACGAGGTGTGCCGTCAGCGATCGCCCGCTTGGGATTTAACAAAGGGGGATATGGCCAACCCCTAG
- a CDS encoding 5-formyltetrahydrofolate cyclo-ligase: protein MQKAILRKQFLHWREQMSDSEWQERSHRLCQHLLAQPQFQAATTILTYVPHRREPDVRSLWSIPKRWGLPRVVGNTLVWHELTSPDAALQVGRYGILEPAATWPPIDPSTVELCLVPAIACDRRGYRLGYGAGFFDRLFVDPLWQAIPRWGIVFAATDQVSFPVEAWDHPLTAVCSEEGLRLTNL from the coding sequence GTGCAAAAAGCAATCCTGCGAAAACAGTTCCTGCACTGGCGCGAGCAGATGAGTGACAGTGAGTGGCAGGAGCGTAGTCATCGTCTCTGTCAGCACCTCTTGGCTCAGCCCCAGTTTCAAGCAGCAACCACTATCTTGACCTATGTACCCCATCGCCGGGAACCCGATGTGCGCTCCCTCTGGAGTATTCCGAAGCGGTGGGGACTGCCACGGGTGGTTGGTAACACCTTGGTGTGGCACGAGCTTACCAGCCCTGATGCGGCGCTACAAGTCGGACGCTACGGCATTCTAGAACCAGCAGCAACATGGCCGCCCATTGATCCCTCAACGGTGGAGTTGTGCTTAGTGCCTGCCATTGCCTGCGATCGCCGGGGGTATCGCTTGGGGTACGGTGCCGGTTTCTTTGACCGCCTCTTTGTGGATCCCCTGTGGCAGGCCATTCCCCGCTGGGGGATTGTGTTTGCCGCCACCGATCAGGTGTCATTTCCAGTAGAGGCGTGGGATCATCCCCTCACAGCAGTATGCAGCGAAGAGGGGCTACGGTTGACCAACCTATGA
- a CDS encoding ABC transporter substrate-binding protein, producing MLVWRSPRWLQWCCWLLLGLCLALLPSCVSPPATNGTQIEFWTMQLQPKFTDYFNTLIAKFEAQHSGVKVRWVDVPWTAMQSKILTAVSARTAPDVVNLNPDFASQLAARNAWLNLNDYVPAAVRQSYLPKIWEATTLDGQSFAVPWYLTSRITIYNQDLLKAAGVETPPQTYAELATVAKAVKEKTGKYAFFITMVPEDSAELMESMVQMGVTLVDDEGRAAFNSPEGRAAFQYWVDLYRQGLLPPQVLTEGHRQGIELYQSGQTALLMTSPEFLNTIATNAPTIAAVSAPAPQLTGETGKKNVAVMNLLVPRQTQHPDLAVEFALFVTNNENQLAFAKAANVLPSTQAALDDPYFQSVGATATPVERARAVSAAQMSQAQVLIPPVRDIKQLQRLLYENLQAVLLERKTIDQALNDAATAWNSRLS from the coding sequence ATGTTGGTTTGGCGATCGCCCCGTTGGCTCCAGTGGTGCTGTTGGCTCCTCTTGGGGCTGTGTTTAGCCCTGCTGCCTAGTTGCGTTTCACCACCAGCCACGAATGGTACCCAGATTGAGTTCTGGACCATGCAACTCCAGCCGAAATTCACCGATTACTTCAACACCCTGATTGCTAAGTTTGAAGCCCAACACTCTGGGGTTAAGGTACGCTGGGTGGATGTGCCATGGACGGCAATGCAAAGCAAAATTTTAACCGCCGTTTCTGCTCGTACAGCACCAGATGTGGTTAACCTCAACCCTGACTTTGCCTCGCAATTGGCAGCACGGAATGCATGGCTGAACCTCAATGACTACGTGCCCGCAGCGGTACGGCAGAGCTACTTACCCAAAATTTGGGAGGCCACCACCCTCGATGGCCAGAGTTTTGCCGTGCCTTGGTACTTAACCTCACGGATCACTATCTACAACCAAGACCTCCTCAAGGCGGCGGGCGTGGAAACACCACCCCAAACCTACGCAGAACTGGCCACCGTTGCCAAAGCAGTTAAAGAAAAAACGGGGAAATACGCCTTCTTTATCACTATGGTGCCGGAAGACTCTGCCGAACTCATGGAATCGATGGTACAGATGGGGGTGACCTTAGTGGATGACGAAGGACGGGCAGCATTTAATAGTCCTGAGGGGCGCGCCGCGTTTCAGTACTGGGTGGATTTGTACCGTCAGGGATTGCTGCCGCCGCAAGTGCTGACCGAAGGCCACCGCCAAGGAATTGAACTGTACCAGTCAGGGCAAACAGCGCTGCTGATGACCAGCCCAGAGTTCTTAAATACTATTGCCACTAATGCCCCGACGATTGCCGCCGTTTCTGCCCCTGCGCCCCAACTGACGGGGGAGACGGGTAAAAAAAATGTTGCGGTCATGAACCTGCTGGTGCCTCGGCAAACGCAGCATCCTGATCTTGCCGTTGAATTTGCGCTGTTTGTTACAAATAATGAGAATCAACTGGCGTTTGCCAAAGCTGCTAATGTGTTGCCCTCCACCCAAGCGGCCTTAGACGATCCCTACTTTCAGTCGGTGGGGGCAACAGCCACGCCCGTGGAGCGTGCCCGGGCGGTGAGTGCGGCGCAAATGTCGCAGGCACAAGTCCTGATTCCACCAGTGCGCGATATTAAGCAACTGCAACGGCTGCTCTACGAAAACCTGCAAGCTGTTCTGCTGGAGCGCAAAACAATTGATCAGGCTCTCAATGATGCGGCCACCGCGTGGAATAGCCGCTTGTCCTAA
- the mscL gene encoding large conductance mechanosensitive channel protein MscL: MGVHEEVLMARSSRRKAQQFWQDFWAFALKGNVIDLAIAVMIGGAFGRVISSLVQDVLMPLLNPIIPGGNWREITVGSGIKIGSFLGNVLDFVIIALSLFVILRCLLPVLPKRPPSSEQRQCPYCLEQVPLAATRCRACTAELPPL, encoded by the coding sequence ATGGGTGTGCACGAAGAGGTTCTAATGGCTCGCAGCAGCCGTCGCAAAGCACAGCAGTTTTGGCAAGACTTTTGGGCGTTTGCCCTCAAAGGCAACGTGATTGATCTGGCAATCGCGGTGATGATTGGTGGAGCCTTTGGCCGGGTTATTTCGTCTCTTGTTCAAGATGTGCTCATGCCCTTGCTCAACCCGATTATTCCGGGTGGTAATTGGCGGGAAATAACCGTTGGAAGCGGGATTAAAATTGGTAGTTTTTTGGGCAACGTGCTTGATTTTGTGATCATTGCTCTGAGTCTGTTTGTTATTTTGCGATGTCTCCTGCCCGTCTTACCCAAAAGACCCCCATCCTCGGAACAACGACAGTGTCCGTACTGTCTAGAGCAGGTTCCCCTTGCAGCAACGCGCTGTCGTGCCTGTACCGCTGAGTTACCGCCCCTTTGA
- a CDS encoding ATP-dependent Clp protease proteolytic subunit codes for MRLPITAAQAAYYGDAYYRTPPPDLPSLLLKERIVYLGMPLVPAVTELIIAELLYLQYDDPEKPIRIYINSTGTSRYDGEPIGFETEAFAICDTLRYIKPPVHTICIGQAMGMAAMLLSAGTKGCRASLPHATIVLHQMKSYAQGQASDIQIRAREVLANKETMIQILAQNTGQPPERISRDMDRLLYMTPYAAKEYGIIDRILEPEAAPKLPATLS; via the coding sequence ATGCGGTTGCCCATTACTGCTGCCCAAGCGGCTTACTACGGTGATGCCTACTACCGAACACCGCCGCCTGATTTGCCGTCGTTACTGTTGAAGGAGCGCATTGTTTATCTGGGGATGCCCTTAGTACCAGCGGTAACGGAACTGATTATTGCTGAGCTACTGTACTTGCAGTACGACGACCCCGAAAAGCCCATTCGCATCTACATCAATTCCACGGGAACCTCCCGCTACGATGGTGAACCGATTGGGTTTGAAACTGAAGCCTTTGCTATTTGTGATACGTTACGCTACATTAAGCCGCCGGTGCATACGATTTGCATTGGTCAAGCGATGGGGATGGCAGCCATGCTCCTCTCGGCAGGAACAAAGGGGTGTCGCGCTAGCTTGCCCCACGCCACCATCGTGCTTCACCAGATGAAAAGCTATGCCCAAGGCCAAGCCTCAGACATTCAAATTCGTGCCCGAGAGGTTCTAGCCAATAAGGAAACAATGATTCAGATCTTGGCGCAAAATACGGGGCAGCCCCCAGAACGCATTAGCCGCGACATGGATCGGCTGCTATACATGACCCCTTATGCAGCGAAGGAGTACGGTATTATTGACCGGATTTTGGAGCCGGAAGCCGCACCAAAGCTGCCAGCAACACTCAGCTAA
- a CDS encoding prohibitin family protein — protein sequence MSAVLIVAGVIFVFLLNSVVVINPGQAGVLSILGKAQDGPLLEGLHWKPPFIAAVDIYDVTVQKFEVPAKSATKDLQDITASFAINFRLDPLAVVEVRRTQGTLENIVTKIIAPQTQEAFKIAAARRTAEEAITKRDELKDDFDTALSDRLAKYNIIVLDTSVVNLDFSNEFSKAVEDKQIAEQRAQRAVYVAQEAAQQAQAEINRAQGKAEAQRLLAETLKAAGGQLVLQKEAIEAWREGGAQVPEVLVINGEGGTPPFFLNLAPSQSK from the coding sequence ATGTCTGCTGTCCTAATTGTGGCGGGGGTGATCTTCGTTTTTCTGCTCAATTCAGTGGTGGTCATTAACCCCGGTCAAGCAGGGGTCTTAAGTATTCTCGGGAAGGCTCAAGATGGGCCGCTGTTGGAAGGGTTGCACTGGAAACCCCCCTTCATTGCCGCCGTGGATATTTACGATGTTACGGTGCAAAAATTTGAAGTTCCTGCCAAAAGTGCCACAAAAGACCTACAGGATATTACCGCCAGTTTTGCCATTAATTTTCGTCTCGATCCTTTAGCCGTTGTGGAGGTTCGCCGCACCCAAGGGACTCTTGAGAATATTGTTACCAAAATCATTGCCCCACAAACTCAAGAAGCATTCAAAATTGCTGCTGCTCGCCGCACTGCTGAAGAAGCTATTACAAAACGCGATGAACTGAAGGATGACTTTGATACGGCCCTTAGCGATCGCCTTGCCAAATACAACATCATTGTCCTTGACACCAGTGTGGTGAATCTGGACTTTTCTAACGAATTTTCTAAGGCTGTAGAAGACAAACAAATTGCTGAGCAGCGGGCGCAGCGGGCCGTCTATGTCGCCCAAGAAGCCGCCCAGCAAGCCCAAGCCGAAATTAACCGCGCCCAAGGCAAAGCAGAAGCCCAGCGCCTATTAGCTGAAACCTTGAAGGCAGCAGGGGGGCAACTGGTGCTGCAAAAAGAAGCCATTGAAGCGTGGCGAGAGGGCGGTGCCCAAGTGCCAGAGGTGCTTGTCATCAATGGCGAGGGTGGCACACCACCCTTCTTCTTGAACCTGGCACCCTCCCAGTCAAAGTAG
- the lysA gene encoding diaminopimelate decarboxylase: protein MTPAFAPLSPNQQILPLTAETNSRGHLVIGGCDVVELVAQFGSPLYILDEITFRTACRQYVDTFQHSYGGDTLVLYASKAWNSLATCALAHSEGLGIDVASGGELYTALAAGVPASKIYFHGNNKSPQELLYALEVNCTIVADNWLELERLAAYAEEHDLGMPPRVMLRLTPGIECHTHEYIRTGHLDSKFGFDPQQFPELLRFARAHPELDWVGLHAHIGSQIFEQQPHLDLCIVLVEWLQAAREAMLPMRELNVGGGLGIRYIETDNPPAIAPWSKAISHHLSHACRDRNLALPKLICEPGRSIVGPAAVTAYTVGSRKTIPGLRTYIAVDGGMSDNPRPITYQAQYTALCANRMTAAATDTVCIAGKHCESGDILLPAATLPPLQPNDILVIASTGAYNYSMASNYNRLTRPAAVLVCEGEANLILQRETYADLTAHDVLPLRLTLTT from the coding sequence ATGACTCCAGCCTTTGCCCCCCTTTCACCAAATCAGCAAATTTTGCCACTTACCGCCGAAACTAATTCTCGAGGACATCTTGTCATTGGTGGCTGTGATGTTGTTGAACTTGTTGCCCAGTTTGGCTCCCCCCTCTACATCCTTGACGAGATAACCTTTCGCACCGCTTGTCGCCAGTACGTCGATACCTTCCAGCACAGCTATGGAGGTGACACCCTAGTACTATATGCCTCCAAAGCGTGGAACTCCTTAGCAACCTGCGCCCTTGCCCATAGCGAAGGGTTAGGCATTGATGTGGCCTCTGGGGGTGAACTTTACACCGCCTTGGCGGCGGGTGTGCCTGCCTCCAAGATTTACTTCCACGGTAACAACAAATCCCCTCAAGAATTGCTCTACGCCCTTGAAGTGAACTGTACCATTGTGGCGGACAATTGGTTGGAGTTAGAACGATTGGCTGCCTATGCCGAAGAGCACGATCTGGGAATGCCGCCCCGGGTGATGCTGCGACTGACGCCGGGGATTGAGTGCCACACCCACGAGTATATCCGCACAGGACATCTTGACAGTAAATTTGGTTTCGATCCCCAGCAATTTCCTGAGTTGCTCCGGTTTGCCCGCGCCCATCCTGAACTTGACTGGGTCGGGCTCCATGCCCACATCGGGTCGCAGATCTTTGAGCAGCAACCCCACCTTGATTTGTGCATCGTTCTGGTGGAGTGGCTCCAAGCAGCGCGGGAGGCTATGCTGCCCATGCGGGAACTGAACGTAGGGGGCGGTCTAGGTATTCGCTATATTGAAACCGATAATCCACCGGCGATCGCCCCGTGGAGCAAAGCCATTAGCCATCACCTCAGCCATGCCTGTCGCGATCGCAACCTTGCCTTGCCAAAACTCATTTGTGAACCGGGGCGCTCCATTGTTGGGCCAGCCGCCGTTACCGCCTACACAGTCGGCAGTCGCAAAACCATTCCTGGGCTACGTACCTACATTGCTGTCGATGGGGGCATGTCTGACAACCCCCGCCCCATTACCTACCAAGCGCAGTACACCGCCCTGTGCGCCAATCGCATGACTGCCGCTGCCACTGACACTGTCTGCATTGCTGGCAAGCACTGCGAATCCGGCGACATTTTGCTGCCAGCCGCCACCTTACCCCCCCTGCAACCCAACGATATCCTTGTTATTGCCAGCACCGGTGCCTATAACTACAGCATGGCCTCTAACTACAACCGCCTAACGCGGCCAGCAGCAGTACTGGTGTGTGAAGGCGAGGCGAATCTAATTTTGCAACGGGAAACCTACGCAGATCTTACGGCTCACGATGTTTTACCCCTACGCCTGACACTCACCACCTAG